The Sphingobacterium lactis sequence AAACTACACAGCGATTCGCATCATCCAGAAAAGCGAACAAGACAATTAAGCAAGAGAATGAAAATTGGTGGCGGGAATTTTGGTCAAGAAGTCATATTAAAATTTTTCCAGGAAATAGGAACGCAGCGGATGAGGCGTGGCAGGTAGGGAGAAATTACCAGTTGTTTCGGTTTATGCTTGCCTGTAATGCATATGGCGAATATCCAACCAAATTTAATGGAGGCTTATTTACTTTCGATCCATCAAGTATCAATAGTGAATTTACCTTTACCCCTGACTTTAGAAATTGGGGAGGTGGGACACATACTGCACAGAATCAGCGATTAGTTTACTGGCCAATGTTAAAAGCAGGTGATTTTGATATGATGCCTTCTCAGTTCAAATTTTATAAACGCATTTTGAAAAATGCTGAATTGAGATCAAAAGTTTATTGGGGGCATGGGGGAGCGAGCTTTACAGAGCAAATAGAAAATTTTGGTCTGCCCAACCCAGCTGAATATAATTGGAAGAGACCCGCAAACTTTGATAAGGGGTTGGAGTATAATGCATGGCTGGAATACCAATGGGATACCGTTTTTGAATTCTGTATGATGATTCTTGAATTGGATAATTTTAATAAGGAAAATATTCAGCAATATATGCCCTTGATTTTGAGTTGTATTCAGTTTTTTGATGAACATTATCAATATCGAGCAAAGCAGTTAGGGAATAAAGTTTTGAATGATAAGGGTCATTTAGTCATCTACCCAGGTTCCTCTGCCGAAACCTATAAAATGGCCTATAATGCGTCAACAACAATTGCTGCATTGCGAGTAGTTACTGACAGGTTACTGAAATTAGGAGATAAATATTTGACAATAAGCGAAAAGGAAAACCTTGAAGAATTTTCTAAAAAGATTCCACCATTGCCTACACGTATTGTTGAGGGACGTGAAATGTTAGCCCCTGCAGAAGTATGGGCACGCATTAACAATACCGAATCTCCTCAGCTGTATGGGGTATATCCTTGGGGAATTTATGGTATTGGACGGCCTGATCTTGAACTTGCAATAAACACCTATTGGCATGATCCTGATGTATTAAGGTTCAGAAGCCATATTGGATGGAAGCAAGATAACATATTTGCGGCAAGACTAGGTATTGCCGATGAAGCCAAACGCTATACCACATTGAAATTAAAGGATGCAGAACGCAGATTCCCAACTTTTTGGGGCCCTGGATTTGATTGGGTACCTGATCACAACTGGGGAGGATCCGGCATGATAGGACTTCAAGAGATGTTGATGCAGGTTCATGAAGATACCATCTATCTTTTTCCAGCTTGGCCAAAGGAATGGGATGTTGATTTTAAATTGCATGCCCCTCAACAAACCGTTATCACTGGGAAATTGATAAATGGACAGGTGCAAGATTTGCACGTGTCACCACAGTCCCGATTGAAAGATGTCCAGCTATTGTTAAAATAATTCATTGTAGTTTATAGTTAAATATTGACGCATTCAGGTCTTCATATTTATGAATGGATGTCAAAATCATATAAGAGGTGGGAAAAATCTTATAACCCGCACCTCTTTAATTCAATTAAGTTTGTGTATAGCCAAAACGGCATAAGCTCATAACCAGCTTTAATTATAAATCTATTTCGGATAAAACTTAATGAATGCAATAAGTAGCGTTTTTTTTCATTTCATCGGAGGATTTGCTTCGGGAAGCTTTTATGTACCCTACAAGAAAGTAAAGGGTTGGTCCTGGGAAGCTATGTGGATTTTAGGCGGTCTATTTTCATGGATCATCGTTCCGTTTTTTGCTGCATGGATCACCATCCCCAATTTTTTGGATATAATTTTTGATGCTTCAAATTCAACCTTGGGCTATACTTACTTTTTCGGTTTGCTATGGGGAATTGGTGGGTTGACCTATGGATTGGGAGTTCGGTATTTAGGCGTTTCATTAGGTAGCAGCGTCATGCTGGGACTAAGCATGGTGTTCGGTTCCCTGATGCCAGCAATCTATTATTATTTTAATAAAGCCCCTGGAAAGCAAGGTATTGACTATTTTCTAACGACGGCTGCGGGACGTTGTGTTTTGATTGGGTTGGCAGTTTGTGTGGTTGGAGTCTATTTATGCGGTAAAGCCGGTATGATGAAGGAAAGAGACCTTGCGCAAGAGGCACCAAACTCAAAATCTGAATATAACTTTGGGTTGGGAATTACTGTGGCAATTGTGTCGGGAATATTAAGTGCTTGCTTTAATTATGCTATTGAAGCAGGAAAGGATATGGCTATTGTAGCTAACGAAGTATGGAAGACCGTGAATCCAAATGAAGGAGAATTTCTTTACCAGAATAATGTAACGTATGTGGTTATTCTGTTGGGTGGCTTTACCACAAATTTCATATGGTGCGCTTACCTTTTAATAAAAAATGGGTCTTTCAGGGATTATAGCAATTCAAAATTACCAATCCTTCGCAATGTTTTGCTTTGCGCACTTGCTGGAACAACATGGTACCTGCAATTTTTCTTTTACGGTATCGGAGAAAGCCAAATGGGAAATGGGGCAAGCTCATGGATACTTCATATGGCTTTTATCATATTAATTTCCAATGCATGGGGAGTCATCCTTAAGGAATGGAAAGGCGTGAAAAAAGCCACCTATTTTACGATTGTAGCAGGAATAGCGACCATTATCCTTTCAATCTGTATTATAGGATTTGCTAAAACATTAGAATAATCAATCAGATAAAATATAACAACGTGAAAACATTCAAACATGTAGAATATCTATGGGATGATGACAAAGCAAGCGCTTTAGAAGGTGATGAGGTTGCCCTTTTACTTTACAGATCCAATTTATTGGGAGCAGACTTACGTATTACCAATTACGGAGGAGGAAATACCTCTTGTAAGGTAATTGATAAGGATCCTTTAACTGGGGAAGCAGTGGAAGTGATGTGGATAAAAGGCTCAGGAGGGGATATCGGAACGTTGAAAAAGTCGGGATTAGCTGCTTTGTATGTTGATCGATTACGGAATTTGGAAAACGTATATCGGGGAATTGAACATGAGGATGAAATGGTGGAGTTGTTTAACCACTGTATTTTTGATCTTTCCTCGAAAGCACCTTCAATCGATACACCACTTCATGGATTTTTGCCGTTCAAACATATAGACCATTTGCACCCCGATGCGGCTATTGCGATTGCCGCTGCAAAAGATGGAAAAAAAATTACGGAGGAACTTTTTGGAGGATCCATTGGTTGGGTGGATTGGCAACGTCCAGGTTTTGATCTTGGAATCAAACTGCGTAGCTGTCTGGAAGAAAATCCTAACATACGTGGAATTATGCTTGGTTCACATGGTTTGTTTACCTGGGGTGACACAGCCTATGCCTGTTATATGAATTCGCTGGAGGTCATAGAAAGGTGTGCTGAATACCTAGAGCAAAATTACGGTAAAAAGGGGCCTGTTTTTGGTGGTGAAAAGATTTCAAGCTTACCACCTAACGAACGTCAAGCACGTGCCGCAAAAATTGCACCCATCCTTCGTGGATTTTGTTCGAGTGAAAGAAATATGATCGGTCACTTTACAGATGATCCTAAAGTATTGGAATTTATTAATTCCAATGATCTTGATCGCTTGGCAATTATGGGAACAAGCTGTCCAGATCATTTTCTAAGAACAAAGATTCAGCCTTTAACATTAAAAATAGCAAAAGATGCCGATCTCAATGATGTAGAAGCTGTCAAGGCGGAGTTGGAGTCTTCTTTTGAAGAATATAGGGAATTGTATTCTAGTTACTACGAATCCTGTAAACATGAAAATAGCCCAGCAATTCGAGATAGAAATCCAGTCATAATTATTTATCCAGGTGTTGGTATGTTCGCTTTTGCCAAGGATAAACAAACCGCACGTGTAGCTTCTGAATTTTATGTAAATGCCATTAACGTAATGCGTGGTGCTGAAGCAGTTAGTTCTTATACTGCACTTCCCCGACAAGAAGCTTTTGATATTGAATATTGGCTGCTGGAAGAAGCAAAATTGCAGCGTATGCCCAAGCCTAAATCATTATCTGGAAAAATTGCTTTGGTAACGGGTAGCGCTGGAGGAATAGGAAAGGCTATTGCCAAAAAATTCGCTGAGGAAGGTGCAGTTGTATTGCTGAACGATATGAATGAAGAGCGATTGGCATCTGCCAAAGATGAATTTATCGCCTTGTTTGGTAAAGATGCTGTTGCAACAGCTGTTTTGGATGTTACGCAACAGGATCAAATCGAAAGTGCACTTAAAACTGCAGCAATTGAATTTGGAGGGGTTGATATCGTTGTCAACAATGCTGGATTATCGATTTCTAAAACAATCGAGGATCACGTACAAAAGGACTGGGACTTATTATATAATGTTTTGGTGAAGGGTCAGTTTTTAGTTACCCAAGCCGCAACGCACGTGTTAAAAGCACAAGGCATTGGAGGTGATGTCATCAATATCGTCAGTAAGAACGCTTTAGTTAGTGGACCTAATAATGCAGGTTACGGCAGTGCCAAGGCTGCGCAACTTCATCTCAGTAGACTAAATGCGGCAGAATTAGGAATGGCGAAAATTCGAGTAAATGTCGTAAATCCCGATGCTGTAATTTCTGATAGCAATATCTGGGCTGGAGGCTGGGCTGAAGGACGTGCAAAGGCTTATG is a genomic window containing:
- a CDS encoding DUF5703 domain-containing protein, encoding MKVQLLKNILLFLALLSFGTEVLGQDQDSQFAEYNVKWTSASQNSSESMPVGGGDIGLNAWVENGDLLVYLGKTGAFDENNTLLKLGRLRIKLSPNLLLSSRFSQELQIEKGQIEINVEQGNIQAKLFIWVDVFSPNIHIEVHSNKAIDVEPAYESWRYEDLYPLKKENNMNSWKWAPPHRVITHSDSIRSERQQVIFYHRNKDITAFDIVVRQQEMESVKDSLFNPLLNLISGGILQGDGFEFLGTAMGKYMDTPFKSWRLKSSKPRKNHHIQTTLHVGANSTSSMWEQTTQRFASSRKANKTIKQENENWWREFWSRSHIKIFPGNRNAADEAWQVGRNYQLFRFMLACNAYGEYPTKFNGGLFTFDPSSINSEFTFTPDFRNWGGGTHTAQNQRLVYWPMLKAGDFDMMPSQFKFYKRILKNAELRSKVYWGHGGASFTEQIENFGLPNPAEYNWKRPANFDKGLEYNAWLEYQWDTVFEFCMMILELDNFNKENIQQYMPLILSCIQFFDEHYQYRAKQLGNKVLNDKGHLVIYPGSSAETYKMAYNASTTIAALRVVTDRLLKLGDKYLTISEKENLEEFSKKIPPLPTRIVEGREMLAPAEVWARINNTESPQLYGVYPWGIYGIGRPDLELAINTYWHDPDVLRFRSHIGWKQDNIFAARLGIADEAKRYTTLKLKDAERRFPTFWGPGFDWVPDHNWGGSGMIGLQEMLMQVHEDTIYLFPAWPKEWDVDFKLHAPQQTVITGKLINGQVQDLHVSPQSRLKDVQLLLK
- a CDS encoding bifunctional aldolase/short-chain dehydrogenase, which encodes MKTFKHVEYLWDDDKASALEGDEVALLLYRSNLLGADLRITNYGGGNTSCKVIDKDPLTGEAVEVMWIKGSGGDIGTLKKSGLAALYVDRLRNLENVYRGIEHEDEMVELFNHCIFDLSSKAPSIDTPLHGFLPFKHIDHLHPDAAIAIAAAKDGKKITEELFGGSIGWVDWQRPGFDLGIKLRSCLEENPNIRGIMLGSHGLFTWGDTAYACYMNSLEVIERCAEYLEQNYGKKGPVFGGEKISSLPPNERQARAAKIAPILRGFCSSERNMIGHFTDDPKVLEFINSNDLDRLAIMGTSCPDHFLRTKIQPLTLKIAKDADLNDVEAVKAELESSFEEYRELYSSYYESCKHENSPAIRDRNPVIIIYPGVGMFAFAKDKQTARVASEFYVNAINVMRGAEAVSSYTALPRQEAFDIEYWLLEEAKLQRMPKPKSLSGKIALVTGSAGGIGKAIAKKFAEEGAVVLLNDMNEERLASAKDEFIALFGKDAVATAVLDVTQQDQIESALKTAAIEFGGVDIVVNNAGLSISKTIEDHVQKDWDLLYNVLVKGQFLVTQAATHVLKAQGIGGDVINIVSKNALVSGPNNAGYGSAKAAQLHLSRLNAAELGMAKIRVNVVNPDAVISDSNIWAGGWAEGRAKAYGISVEELPAYYAKRTLLNEIILPVDIANACFAFVGGNLNKSTGNVLNVDGGVAMAFVR
- the rhaT gene encoding L-rhamnose/proton symporter RhaT — protein: MNAISSVFFHFIGGFASGSFYVPYKKVKGWSWEAMWILGGLFSWIIVPFFAAWITIPNFLDIIFDASNSTLGYTYFFGLLWGIGGLTYGLGVRYLGVSLGSSVMLGLSMVFGSLMPAIYYYFNKAPGKQGIDYFLTTAAGRCVLIGLAVCVVGVYLCGKAGMMKERDLAQEAPNSKSEYNFGLGITVAIVSGILSACFNYAIEAGKDMAIVANEVWKTVNPNEGEFLYQNNVTYVVILLGGFTTNFIWCAYLLIKNGSFRDYSNSKLPILRNVLLCALAGTTWYLQFFFYGIGESQMGNGASSWILHMAFIILISNAWGVILKEWKGVKKATYFTIVAGIATIILSICIIGFAKTLE